Within Pseudomonadota bacterium, the genomic segment GGCCAGGGACCGCTCAGCAGGTATCTGAAATCGCAGTATGTAGTCCGTATTTTGCCAAATATTTCCCTGAAATGAGCAATTCTTTCCTTCTCCACGAGGTATGCGGCATCAAGAAGGAGGTTCTCTGTCTGCAACCTTTTATAGCTCCTGTCTGCAATGTATCCATTCAACATGTTATTAATGCCTTCGATGCTCCGGTCCGCCTCATGCTCAAATGCGTTATCAACCCTGTATTCAATGAGTTTTTCTTCAAGCAGGTTCCTTCCGGGCGATGCGCCGTTGGTCTGTCTGATACTGCCATCCCCATTCATCCCCTCTATAATACGGGCCTTTACTTCTTTGCCGTTCCAGAGGACCTTCAAGCCGATTTCGACCTTTCCGCAAAGCCTCTGCAGGTTAATTTTGAATTCATCATAAAGGCGCTCCATCATGAGGATGACATCTCCCTCTTTTCTGAAGACCGTATGAAATCTCATGGGGAGTACCGTATAGTGCTCCATCAGTTTCTCTATTGCCTTTTCGTGGACCATTATTGTCTCCGCATCGGTTTCTACCTTTCCTTCCAGATTGCTCGATACAATACCGATATCGTTATAAGGGATATTATAAACAGAAGCCCCTTCCAGCCCTGAGATGGACTCATTCAACTCTTCGGTAGCATCAATAATGCAGTATGTATAGATCCTCATAGGTTTTTCCCATTAACCCGCTTCTGCAAAAGGCGCTCCCCTAAGCTTCTCCATTGTCTCAACAGAGCTCAGTAGAACCTTAAGTCCCAGATAGACGAGATCAACGTCTGCCACGGAAATAACAATATCTCCTGATATGACCACACCCTTGTTCAATGCTCTGTCCAGAATTTCTAAAAGCGTTATATCTCTCGTTTTTGAAATCATCTTATTTATTTTTCATCCTTTCACCCATACTTTTTTAAGGGGGGCCTCCCTCTTTGCTTTGCTTTGCCTAAAGTAATATCCATATAGGAAAGCTTTAGTATCGGGGGAGGTCTGTGGAGGGATGTTGCTACCTTTATGTATCATCGGGTTTGCTCCTCATTATTTCCATTTTTCCTTATAGAATCTAATTCAAGAACTGTTTTATCAACTAAAATGCAGAAATTATACGGTGGCCATGGGCCTGTGCAGTCTATGCTTATCCCCTTCATTTTATATATTGCTTGAATCGACTTCACCGCTTCAACAAATCCATTGACATTATGTTGATTAACTAAAAATGCCACATTAAATATCATTTCATCATTTCTTTCTGTTACTTCTTTTGGTAATAATCTATTGATATGGGTTTTGAGGCTTTCTTTGCTGAGCCTTTCAAAGCAGAACCCGCAATATTCATTAATCTTTGCCTGGACAAGCTTGTTGAGCGTTTCGTCCTTTTTCTTTTTCAAAAGAAATGCCTTACCGGGCGAAGCAGATTCAATTTCTTTATCTATTTTTAAAAGCTCTTCATCTTCTTTAATAAGGGCTTTTTTTAATTTACCCATATCACAATAAATTTTAACCCCCCATTCTTTTTTGTCCTGTAAATTTTTTAAATGCATTTTAAGTTCTGTTCCATGTTTTTCAAGCATCGTTTTTAAACTGTCATCAGTATAAAATAATGTTGCAAATCTAAAAGGTATTACGCATGTTTCCTTCATAACCCCTTCTATTATCATTTCGTGTAATCCAGCTTTATTTTTGAGCCACTCCATATCATCCAAATTCTTCTTTAAATGTTCATCATCGAACTCCTCTTGCGGAACATTGCTCACTACAGCATATAGACTGTTGTGATGGATAGTATGCAAGCTGTCATCTAAGCTTTTCAGTTCCTTCAATTCCGGAGCCTTTTCTGTAACACAATACAAATAAATAATGTTATCCATCCTTTACGCCTTAAAAGGTTTAACTTGCTTGTTTCATCTGTTCTTCTCTTTCATAGGACTCTACTTCCAGATTTGCGTCTACCCTGACTTTGTAGATATTTCTATCATTTACCCTGGTAGGCAGCCCGAGCGACTTTATAAATGAACTTTCCTCATACACTTCTGCTTCTGCCTCCCAGCCATCACCAGAGTTAGTAATCCTGATAATTTTTGCATCTTCAACGTTGAGCACTTTTTTTAAAAATTCTGTAACTACCTGCATAGCTTTGTCTAAACGAGCCACTTTACACCTCCTCCTCTGCTTCTTTCATTCTTCTTATGGATTCAAGGTGAGCTAAAAGCTCTTTTTCTTGTCTGTCGTATTCCTCTCCATCAATTTCATCCAGCTCAAACCGTAGTTGTAATTCCATTAGCTTTTCCTTGACACGACCTTCGTCGGATACCTCCCTCTCAGCTACTTCATTAATTTTGTTGCCAAGCCATATAAGACCTTTCAATGGCGAAAGCAGTATGTCATCAATCAGAAACATATCAATACCCTCCTGTTTCAATCACAAGATTAACAAAGTTAAATGGTGGTATTATCCCGATATACTTAAACAGCATCTTTTCGCCATAATGTTCTGCAAGCTCATTGACCCTACGATCAAATTCTTTTTCTTTCTTCTTCTCTACTAAAAAAGCAGCATTCAACACCATACGATCCCCATACGCAGTGCTTGTTTTAAATTCTACTGACAAGGGCGACAGGGTATTCAAAATATGTTCTTTGTCAATCTCTTTTTCTTTTTGCAGGGCATTTTCAACCATCCTGCCTATTTCCGTACGTTGATAGTGGGTCTTTTCAGGCGGGAGGGATGCAACTTTCTCTTTTAGTACCCTTATATCTTCGTATTTCTTTAGGATGCATTTATAGATAAGCTCCTCTTTGTATAGTGCCTTAATTCCAAGCTCTTTTTTGTCTTCAAGCATAGTGAGTAATTCTTCAAATCTATCGTATTCATTTTCAAGGATATGCTTTATCTTCTCTTCACCTTCAGCAATTGTCCCGAACCTAACAGGCAGAACAGTAAATTCCTCCATAAGCTTCTCTATCACCTTCTCGTGTGCAAGGGTATTCTCCCTCGAAACCGGATACTTTATGACCGGGGAATCGCTTACTACTGCCCCCAGATTCTTGAAGCAAATAGCATATACTTCATCTCCTCTACCCCCGATCCCTATGTTTCCAAAACTTTCCTGCCCATTTGTTTCAACAATGCAGTATATATATTTCCCTTCTTTCACCACTTTATCTTACCCTCCGCTCTCTTATTACTTCAGTGAATAGTCGTTAGTGAACAGTGAACAGTTAAAGACATTTTATCAAGCTCATTGTCATTACTCTTTTGCCATATCTTCAAATCCTTGAAATTTTTAATCTTATCTTCCATAACTATTCACTTTTCACTGTTCACTGCCTTCATTTCTCCCACTCTTCAGGATAAATCACTATATTCAAAAAGTTGAAAACAGGGAATGGTCCTGTATATCTGAACTCAGTCCTGTCATAATACCTGCCGCCAAGGTCTTCTAAGATATTGTCAAATTCTTTCTCCCTGCCTCTATCTATTAGGAAAGCAGCGTTGATAAACATCTCTTCAAGTACTGTCCTGTTCAGCCTATAATCAATTGAAGCTTTTCTTAAGACATTCACAATAGTTTCTGCCTCTGCTTCTTTCTTTTTCTGGAGTGCTTTCTCAACCATCCTCCCAATATCTATAGTAGTTTTTCTATCTTTCTGGTCTTTACTTCTTCCCATCTTTCTCTTTACATGCTCAATATCTTTGTCTTCCACGGCAATTTCTCGAAAAATAATTTCCATATTTTTCCATACGCCTTTGATACCTAATTCCACCTTGTTGTTCATATCCTTGAGAAGGTTTCTAAATTCACTATTCCTTCTGTCAAGAAGGTTTCTTATCTCGTCAGCAGAAGGTGCAACAGTTCCAAACCTTACAGGGAGTATGCTCTCGAATTCTTTCATCACCTCTTCTATAACCTTTTCATGGGCAAGTAAATTTTCTCGACTTACTACAAATTTTGTCACTGGATGATTACTGACTACCATGCTGAGATCGCCATAACCAATAGTCAAAACCTCATCGCCCCTTCCACCTATGCCGATGGGGCCAAAGTTTCTTTCCTGCATTGTTTCAATAATGCAA encodes:
- a CDS encoding gas vesicle protein, with the protein product MARLDKAMQVVTEFLKKVLNVEDAKIIRITNSGDGWEAEAEVYEESSFIKSLGLPTRVNDRNIYKVRVDANLEVESYEREEQMKQAS
- a CDS encoding GvpL/GvpF family gas vesicle protein, yielding MRIYTYCIIDATEELNESISGLEGASVYNIPYNDIGIVSSNLEGKVETDAETIMVHEKAIEKLMEHYTVLPMRFHTVFRKEGDVILMMERLYDEFKINLQRLCGKVEIGLKVLWNGKEVKARIIEGMNGDGSIRQTNGASPGRNLLEEKLIEYRVDNAFEHEADRSIEGINNMLNGYIADRSYKRLQTENLLLDAAYLVEKERIAHFREIFGKIRTTYCDFRYLLSGPWP
- a CDS encoding gas vesicle protein, which codes for MISKTRDITLLEILDRALNKGVVISGDIVISVADVDLVYLGLKVLLSSVETMEKLRGAPFAEAG
- a CDS encoding GvpL/GvpF family gas vesicle protein; this encodes MKEGKYIYCIVETNGQESFGNIGIGGRGDEVYAICFKNLGAVVSDSPVIKYPVSRENTLAHEKVIEKLMEEFTVLPVRFGTIAEGEEKIKHILENEYDRFEELLTMLEDKKELGIKALYKEELIYKCILKKYEDIRVLKEKVASLPPEKTHYQRTEIGRMVENALQKEKEIDKEHILNTLSPLSVEFKTSTAYGDRMVLNAAFLVEKKKEKEFDRRVNELAEHYGEKMLFKYIGIIPPFNFVNLVIETGGY
- a CDS encoding GvpL/GvpF family gas vesicle protein codes for the protein MDNIIYLYCVTEKAPELKELKSLDDSLHTIHHNSLYAVVSNVPQEEFDDEHLKKNLDDMEWLKNKAGLHEMIIEGVMKETCVIPFRFATLFYTDDSLKTMLEKHGTELKMHLKNLQDKKEWGVKIYCDMGKLKKALIKEDEELLKIDKEIESASPGKAFLLKKKKDETLNKLVQAKINEYCGFCFERLSKESLKTHINRLLPKEVTERNDEMIFNVAFLVNQHNVNGFVEAVKSIQAIYKMKGISIDCTGPWPPYNFCILVDKTVLELDSIRKNGNNEEQTR
- a CDS encoding GvpL/GvpF family gas vesicle protein, giving the protein MEKEGKYIYCIIETMQERNFGPIGIGGRGDEVLTIGYGDLSMVVSNHPVTKFVVSRENLLAHEKVIEEVMKEFESILPVRFGTVAPSADEIRNLLDRRNSEFRNLLKDMNNKVELGIKGVWKNMEIIFREIAVEDKDIEHVKRKMGRSKDQKDRKTTIDIGRMVEKALQKKKEAEAETIVNVLRKASIDYRLNRTVLEEMFINAAFLIDRGREKEFDNILEDLGGRYYDRTEFRYTGPFPVFNFLNIVIYPEEWEK
- a CDS encoding gas vesicle protein GvpG; this translates as MFLIDDILLSPLKGLIWLGNKINEVAEREVSDEGRVKEKLMELQLRFELDEIDGEEYDRQEKELLAHLESIRRMKEAEEEV